The following coding sequences lie in one Synechococcus sp. CC9902 genomic window:
- a CDS encoding DUF3750 domain-containing protein codes for MIADHYWCVVLRGCKAKPHHTFDRWEVWQHPYQNDSSWGYLHKNLLPPYQGVGSGPSRLVRQWLDKEALFIAGRIESSPSNYPLIQQYAYWPGPNSNTFAQWVVRDQMTLGSRAIGRGFPVPNSG; via the coding sequence ATGATTGCTGATCACTATTGGTGTGTTGTTTTGCGTGGTTGCAAGGCAAAACCTCACCACACTTTTGATCGTTGGGAGGTGTGGCAACATCCGTACCAGAATGATTCAAGTTGGGGATATCTTCACAAGAATCTTTTGCCTCCCTATCAAGGAGTTGGGAGCGGACCCTCTCGATTAGTACGCCAATGGTTGGATAAAGAGGCTTTATTCATTGCGGGGAGAATTGAATCATCCCCAAGCAACTACCCATTGATTCAACAATATGCATACTGGCCTGGCCCCAATAGCAACACCTTTGCGCAATGGGTTGTTCGAGATCAAATGACACTCGGAAGCCGAGCTATTGGAAGAGGCTTTCCTGTGCCAAATTCGGGCTGA
- a CDS encoding phycobilisome rod-core linker polypeptide encodes MISSQSIITKFGGERTTGHPAKFDRKSPIKVASTSAEFLQASCEKMSLPMGPRLHEECETKVPRGELADSSTEACQKAIEAAYAHVYGNAHLMDYERSVELESQLLNGEIAIKDFVKGIAKSEFYQRNFYTNCSPMRTIELDFKHLLGRVPYSQSEISSLIALQAESGHGAVIDAMVDSAEYLETFGKHTVPYMRSWKSSAGAPQVTFNRTAAMSLGYAYSDKAIGAASQLNQSFSSQPNNIIVFPNGSDLEYMEMSMAWSGGRPPKIATKIATVLTIAGLIEVTRVVAIVAFSAVAS; translated from the coding sequence ATGATTTCTTCTCAGTCGATAATTACGAAGTTTGGTGGAGAGCGGACCACAGGTCATCCCGCTAAGTTTGATCGAAAGTCACCGATCAAAGTCGCATCCACGAGCGCTGAGTTCCTACAGGCTAGCTGTGAAAAAATGAGTCTTCCCATGGGGCCAAGGCTGCATGAGGAATGTGAGACCAAAGTGCCAAGGGGAGAGCTTGCTGATTCTTCCACTGAAGCTTGCCAAAAGGCTATCGAGGCTGCTTATGCCCATGTATATGGCAATGCTCATCTCATGGATTATGAGCGTTCAGTTGAGTTGGAATCCCAACTTTTAAACGGTGAAATAGCCATAAAAGACTTTGTTAAAGGGATCGCAAAATCCGAGTTTTATCAGCGTAATTTTTATACTAATTGTTCTCCAATGCGGACCATTGAGCTGGATTTTAAGCATCTGCTTGGTAGGGTTCCTTATAGTCAATCAGAAATTTCCAGCCTCATTGCTCTCCAGGCTGAATCTGGGCATGGAGCTGTGATAGATGCAATGGTTGATTCTGCTGAGTATTTGGAAACGTTTGGTAAGCATACGGTCCCATATATGCGTTCATGGAAGTCATCTGCTGGTGCTCCCCAGGTTACATTTAATCGAACAGCTGCTATGTCGCTCGGTTATGCCTACTCGGACAAGGCGATTGGTGCTGCGAGTCAATTGAATCAGTCATTCTCATCGCAGCCCAATAATATTATTGTATTTCCGAATGGAAGTGATCTGGAATACATGGAAATGTCGATGGCATGGTCTGGTGGTAGGCCGCCTAAGATTGCCACCAAGATTGCTACGGTTCTAACAATCGCTGGCCTGATTGAAGTGACCCGTGTTGTTGCGATTGTGGCTTTCTCTGCGGTCGCAAGTTAG
- a CDS encoding thermonuclease family protein — translation MEASTLLRVIDGDSVIARIHGKQTKIRLACIDAPEIGQSPYGRIARNTLIGLLPSHSIIKVQPINYDKYGRLVANIFTIGGINIGEELIRLGLVFVYQANESHCDGPKLLLIEDQARQSRIGIWKDAPQGITRPWLYR, via the coding sequence TTGGAGGCCTCCACCCTCCTTCGTGTGATTGATGGAGACAGTGTGATCGCAAGGATTCATGGTAAGCAAACCAAGATTCGTCTGGCCTGTATCGACGCACCTGAGATAGGCCAGTCTCCCTATGGACGAATTGCTAGGAACACATTAATCGGTCTTCTACCTAGTCATTCAATCATCAAAGTCCAGCCGATTAATTATGATAAATACGGTCGACTTGTTGCTAATATTTTCACTATTGGCGGAATCAATATTGGCGAAGAGTTAATTCGTCTTGGGTTAGTTTTTGTGTATCAAGCGAATGAATCTCACTGTGATGGCCCGAAGCTTCTTTTGATAGAGGATCAAGCTCGTCAATCGCGGATCGGCATATGGAAGGATGCTCCACAAGGGATAACGAGGCCATGGCTCTACAGATAA
- a CDS encoding DEAD/DEAH box helicase — MLIEERPVSMGVVSAKDHSPIISNLKNDNNNTLTFEQLELCAETVRSIKESGYLSPTPIQALTIPEVLQGKDIMASAQTGTGKTAAFILPIIELLRAEDKPKRYQVHSLVLTPTRELAAQVEASAKAYTKYLALRSDAVFGGVSIRPQVKRLQGGVDILVATPGRLLDLINQKMIRFDNLKVLVLDEADRMLDMGFIRDIKKVIEYLPKNRQNMMFSATFSTPIKKLALGLLNDPVEIKASVQNQAAPTIEHLVHPCDMARKVDLLCHLIKTNKWKQVLVFARTKHGADKVVKILCHQHMRASAIHGNKSQGARTRALEGFKNGDIKILVATDIAARGIDIHQLPYVINLDLPNVAEDYVHRIGRTGRAGEAGHAISLVAAEEALLLKAIEKFIGNPLPKVDVVGFEQKILKAEPLKQGGQRQRRPSQSARPGQKAKTNHASSQQRRSDWRKSSNRSTQGERRTRQR; from the coding sequence ATGCTCATTGAAGAAAGACCAGTGTCGATGGGTGTAGTATCAGCAAAGGATCATTCACCAATTATTTCAAATCTAAAGAACGACAACAACAACACATTGACTTTTGAGCAGCTAGAGCTTTGTGCTGAAACAGTCAGATCGATAAAAGAATCAGGATATCTATCACCAACACCAATCCAGGCCCTAACGATTCCGGAGGTACTCCAGGGAAAGGACATTATGGCATCAGCCCAAACTGGAACAGGAAAAACTGCGGCTTTCATTTTACCTATTATCGAGTTACTTCGAGCAGAAGATAAGCCAAAACGATACCAAGTTCATTCTCTTGTTCTCACACCAACAAGGGAGTTAGCTGCACAAGTTGAGGCCAGCGCGAAGGCGTACACAAAATATCTAGCCTTACGATCTGATGCCGTTTTTGGTGGGGTTAGCATTCGCCCGCAAGTCAAACGCCTACAAGGTGGGGTCGACATTCTTGTAGCGACACCAGGCCGTTTACTCGATCTGATCAATCAGAAAATGATCCGATTTGACAATCTCAAAGTTTTAGTTCTCGATGAAGCAGACCGGATGCTTGATATGGGATTCATTAGGGACATCAAGAAAGTAATTGAGTACCTGCCAAAAAACCGCCAAAATATGATGTTTTCGGCAACATTTAGCACCCCAATCAAAAAGCTTGCCCTCGGATTACTCAACGATCCTGTTGAAATCAAAGCCTCAGTACAAAATCAAGCCGCTCCCACAATTGAACATCTTGTTCATCCTTGCGACATGGCTCGCAAAGTTGACTTGCTCTGCCATCTCATCAAAACCAACAAATGGAAGCAGGTTCTTGTGTTTGCACGAACAAAACATGGTGCCGATAAAGTCGTCAAAATTTTGTGCCATCAACACATGAGGGCATCAGCCATTCACGGAAATAAAAGCCAAGGAGCACGAACCCGGGCACTCGAAGGATTTAAAAATGGTGACATCAAAATATTGGTCGCAACAGATATTGCCGCACGGGGTATTGATATACATCAACTGCCATATGTGATCAATCTTGATTTGCCAAATGTCGCGGAAGACTATGTTCATCGTATTGGACGAACAGGTCGGGCCGGTGAGGCTGGACATGCCATTTCTTTAGTTGCAGCGGAAGAAGCCTTATTACTCAAGGCGATTGAAAAATTTATAGGCAATCCACTCCCAAAAGTTGATGTTGTTGGATTTGAACAGAAGATTTTGAAAGCTGAACCGCTGAAGCAAGGCGGGCAACGCCAACGCCGACCTTCTCAATCAGCACGGCCGGGTCAAAAGGCAAAAACTAACCATGCCTCATCACAACAACGAAGAAGTGACTGGAGAAAGTCATCGAATCGATCAACACAGGGAGAGCGAAGAACACGACAACGCTGA
- a CDS encoding DUF1651 domain-containing protein, giving the protein MWKQSEDPSKAADPQDGEGWLVNEQQGLVCEFSADAPSAQAPWVTIRTFRWRKPDYPIPQARRRMLRDSAVMEWKTMQAAGWRRCLPPVR; this is encoded by the coding sequence ATGTGGAAGCAATCAGAAGACCCGAGCAAAGCTGCCGATCCTCAAGACGGTGAAGGTTGGCTCGTGAACGAACAGCAGGGGTTGGTCTGTGAGTTCAGCGCTGATGCTCCTTCGGCCCAAGCCCCTTGGGTCACGATTCGAACCTTCCGATGGAGAAAACCTGACTACCCAATCCCGCAGGCGCGTCGGCGCATGCTCAGGGATAGCGCTGTTATGGAGTGGAAAACGATGCAAGCCGCTGGCTGGAGGCGATGTTTGCCTCCAGTGCGTTAG
- a CDS encoding DUF2973 domain-containing protein — MLSFLFPIVFAAVFVFLLVQAFRMMTLGFNMNGAASVSRRQDRTGLLTTHPELLDQNGDITSEDLLVVKFPEIGESEAAPA, encoded by the coding sequence ATGTTGTCATTCCTTTTCCCAATAGTTTTTGCCGCTGTATTTGTCTTCCTTCTTGTTCAGGCATTTCGCATGATGACTCTCGGTTTCAACATGAACGGAGCTGCTTCAGTGTCTCGGCGTCAGGACCGTACAGGCCTACTCACGACTCATCCAGAGCTTCTTGATCAAAACGGCGACATCACGTCCGAAGATTTGCTCGTTGTCAAATTTCCAGAGATTGGTGAGTCTGAAGCTGCACCTGCTTGA
- a CDS encoding TIGR03643 family protein gives MAFLTENLQPAIIDRVIEMAWEDRTSFEAIHYQFGLSEKEVIELMRKEMQSSSFRMWRKRVSGRKTKHAATNPSYRFRAHCHK, from the coding sequence TTGGCGTTTTTAACGGAGAACTTGCAGCCTGCCATAATTGATCGTGTTATTGAAATGGCATGGGAAGATCGCACCTCGTTTGAGGCGATTCATTATCAATTTGGTTTGTCTGAAAAAGAAGTCATTGAGCTAATGCGAAAAGAAATGCAGTCATCTTCATTTCGTATGTGGAGAAAAAGAGTTTCTGGTCGTAAAACAAAGCATGCTGCGACTAACCCTTCCTATCGGTTTAGGGCTCATTGCCATAAGTAA
- a CDS encoding sulfotransferase domain-containing protein, producing MFSIAETEGWISDLRCYRAIKSSIDGRHDHIAKAYQQQWPNFIIIGSAKSATTTLATVLGKHPEIQISASMEPKFFGRNYRRGWEWYGQQFPGGEHYLLRGEASTMYTSSYRSYQHTPQLIRHHLGIIPLIYLVRHPLKRIESHWRHWRGRINNCPPFHQLLKSKVLKQRVVEGSLYYKQLMRYRQWFPAESVHCLSTEELTAHPIKSLNDVLTFLGQPANASSLLFKGSLPLTNPAGSKGRRNVEPPQWTAELKKRTIELIQPDSEEFLKTIHWPKNTWQWD from the coding sequence ATGTTTTCGATAGCTGAGACAGAAGGCTGGATTAGCGATTTACGTTGTTATCGAGCCATCAAAAGCAGCATTGATGGTCGGCACGACCACATTGCAAAGGCCTATCAACAACAATGGCCTAACTTCATCATTATTGGATCAGCAAAGTCTGCCACCACCACGTTGGCGACCGTGCTTGGCAAGCACCCAGAAATTCAAATTAGTGCATCGATGGAACCGAAGTTTTTCGGCCGAAATTACAGACGTGGTTGGGAATGGTACGGGCAGCAGTTCCCCGGTGGAGAACACTATCTTCTACGTGGGGAAGCAAGCACGATGTACACCTCCTCTTACCGCTCCTATCAGCACACACCACAACTCATTCGCCACCATCTCGGAATCATTCCGCTGATATATCTCGTACGTCACCCCCTGAAGCGCATTGAATCCCATTGGCGTCATTGGCGGGGGAGAATCAACAATTGTCCACCCTTTCACCAACTCCTGAAGTCAAAGGTATTGAAGCAACGCGTAGTGGAGGGATCGCTTTACTACAAGCAACTCATGCGTTACCGCCAGTGGTTTCCCGCCGAATCAGTTCATTGTCTATCGACAGAAGAACTCACCGCACATCCCATCAAAAGCCTGAATGACGTTTTGACATTTCTGGGCCAACCCGCCAACGCCTCTTCACTCCTTTTCAAGGGATCATTACCTCTTACCAATCCAGCAGGATCAAAGGGACGACGCAATGTTGAGCCTCCCCAATGGACAGCTGAACTAAAAAAGCGGACGATTGAACTCATTCAGCCAGATAGCGAAGAGTTTTTGAAAACAATTCACTGGCCAAAGAATACCTGGCAATGGGACTAA
- a CDS encoding sulfotransferase family protein: MAQPHHFIRMKQCKLLYGRVPKAANSSIKAALCRLLSERPPKGTKTTSDKFWQHETNNETELITLRKARKYRRSHFSFSFVRNPFDRLIAAYNNKVIEIEEPPLPMQHMGIHHDMSFESFLDVLIDTPIHRYDVHVLPQSHLLCLGRQVIPKFIGRVEQIDEHWSILRDILLRQGIDVMESLPQKNVRRSEKSGLQKYFHNDALIDKVLRLYGDDVNLFYNDTSIDNLINNSPLPHITPLQSRSLKLSSWLRTYVFDS; the protein is encoded by the coding sequence ATGGCACAACCTCATCACTTCATTCGAATGAAGCAGTGCAAGCTGCTCTATGGACGCGTACCAAAAGCCGCAAACTCCTCGATTAAAGCTGCCTTATGTCGGCTGCTGAGCGAACGACCACCTAAAGGAACGAAAACCACATCAGACAAATTCTGGCAACATGAAACAAATAATGAAACCGAACTAATCACTTTACGTAAGGCTCGTAAATATCGACGCAGTCACTTTAGCTTCAGCTTTGTTCGCAATCCCTTTGATCGCCTGATCGCCGCATACAACAACAAAGTCATCGAAATAGAAGAACCACCCCTGCCTATGCAGCACATGGGGATTCATCATGATATGTCATTTGAATCATTTCTCGACGTCTTGATTGATACGCCCATACACCGATATGACGTTCATGTCTTACCACAAAGCCATTTACTATGCCTCGGACGACAGGTGATTCCAAAATTCATCGGCCGAGTCGAACAAATCGATGAACATTGGAGCATTCTCCGAGACATCCTGCTAAGACAAGGTATCGATGTCATGGAATCGCTACCTCAGAAAAATGTACGCCGGAGCGAGAAAAGCGGTTTACAGAAGTATTTCCATAATGACGCACTCATTGACAAAGTACTTCGACTTTATGGCGACGACGTTAATCTATTTTATAACGATACGAGCATTGACAACCTGATTAATAATTCACCACTACCGCACATAACACCGTTGCAATCACGCTCCCTAAAACTATCAAGTTGGCTTCGGACTTATGTTTTCGATAGCTGA
- a CDS encoding N-acetylneuraminate synthase family protein encodes MKGILIERNFTQFVVFAEDSILSALSKITANQSRLIFVVSESGILQGVLTDGDFRRWIATCGEIDLNRPVTAAMNPSCRSASEGSSTAELGALLNSRIIALPLLDSHGRIVAVARLGTGALQLGKHPIGAEHPCFVIAEIGNNHNGDINTALQLIDAAHAAGADCAKFQMRDMGQLYSNSGKSSDMASDLGTQYTLDLLERFQLSDDELFHCFDYSASKGLVPLCTPWDQTSLQKLNQWGMEGFKVASADFTNHALITQLAATGKPLICSTGMASELEIRSGIRHLQKAGANYVLLHCNSTYPTPFKDVNLRYLERLRELADAPVGYSGHERGIEIPLAAAALGAVVIEKHITLDRGMEGNDHKVSLLPDEFSQMILGIRRVEESMGQGGERSISQGEMMNREVLAKSLVASCDIDAGTTITEAMVRIQSPGQGLQPNRLHELVGQKLPISKKKGDIFFPSDLEEQAATPRAFNFVQPFGLPVRYHDISTFSEVSNLDLVEIHLSYKDLEVDLDIVIPEKQPMGLVIHAPELFAGDHTLDLSTADDNYRNHSIQELQRVIDISKDLRKRFKCDEPVLLVTNVGGFSEHHHLDDQEKRPLRDRLIQSLNKISTNNEVEIIPQTMPPFPWHFGGQRYHNLFVDADFIRAFHNDTGMRVCLDVSHSKLACTHLDASFSVFLKKILPFTAHLHLADAQGVDGEGLQIKEGEIDWIELFNLINIYCPKASFIPEIWQGHKNRGEGAWLALERLEHYSSASKNSVSVA; translated from the coding sequence GTGAAAGGCATCCTGATTGAACGCAATTTCACCCAGTTCGTTGTCTTTGCAGAAGACAGCATTCTTTCGGCGCTCAGCAAGATCACAGCCAACCAGTCCAGGCTGATCTTCGTGGTGTCCGAGAGCGGCATCCTCCAAGGTGTTCTCACCGACGGAGATTTTCGACGCTGGATTGCAACGTGCGGAGAGATCGACCTCAACCGTCCTGTCACCGCAGCAATGAATCCAAGCTGCCGATCAGCTTCGGAAGGCAGCTCAACGGCTGAGCTAGGCGCACTGCTGAATTCCAGAATTATTGCGCTGCCCTTACTCGACAGTCACGGACGCATCGTGGCTGTGGCACGGCTTGGGACTGGCGCACTACAACTTGGAAAGCACCCCATAGGGGCAGAACATCCATGTTTTGTGATTGCAGAAATTGGCAACAATCACAACGGCGATATCAACACCGCACTGCAACTTATTGATGCAGCCCATGCCGCTGGAGCGGATTGCGCAAAATTCCAAATGCGCGATATGGGCCAGCTGTACAGCAATTCAGGAAAGAGCAGCGATATGGCGTCCGACCTCGGGACGCAGTACACCCTCGATCTTCTTGAACGATTTCAACTCAGCGATGACGAGTTGTTCCATTGCTTTGATTACTCAGCCAGCAAAGGGCTGGTACCGCTATGTACCCCCTGGGATCAAACAAGCCTGCAGAAGCTGAATCAGTGGGGGATGGAAGGCTTCAAAGTTGCATCTGCTGATTTCACAAATCACGCCCTAATCACTCAACTTGCAGCCACTGGAAAGCCTCTTATTTGCTCTACCGGAATGGCATCAGAACTAGAAATTCGTTCTGGCATACGCCACCTCCAGAAAGCAGGAGCCAACTATGTTTTGCTGCACTGCAACTCCACATACCCAACCCCTTTCAAAGACGTCAATCTTCGCTATTTAGAACGACTACGTGAGTTAGCAGATGCGCCTGTTGGATATTCAGGCCATGAACGGGGTATCGAAATCCCTCTGGCGGCAGCAGCACTAGGAGCTGTGGTGATTGAAAAACACATCACACTTGATAGGGGGATGGAAGGAAACGATCACAAGGTGAGCCTTCTTCCGGATGAATTCAGCCAAATGATTCTTGGCATACGCCGTGTTGAAGAATCCATGGGACAAGGCGGCGAGCGGAGTATTAGCCAGGGCGAAATGATGAATCGCGAAGTACTCGCCAAGAGTCTTGTGGCATCCTGCGACATCGATGCCGGAACCACAATCACAGAGGCGATGGTGCGAATCCAGAGCCCTGGGCAAGGGCTGCAACCGAACCGACTTCACGAATTAGTTGGCCAAAAGCTTCCGATCAGCAAAAAGAAAGGCGACATTTTCTTTCCCTCAGATCTTGAAGAACAAGCAGCTACGCCGCGTGCATTTAATTTCGTACAACCCTTTGGGTTACCTGTTCGTTACCACGACATCAGTACATTTTCAGAAGTAAGCAATCTGGATCTTGTTGAAATTCACCTCAGCTACAAAGATCTCGAGGTTGATCTCGATATAGTGATACCCGAGAAACAACCTATGGGGCTTGTTATCCACGCCCCTGAATTATTCGCCGGTGATCATACGCTCGATTTATCGACTGCCGACGATAACTACCGCAACCATTCGATTCAGGAACTTCAACGAGTCATTGATATTTCAAAAGATCTTCGCAAACGCTTTAAATGCGATGAGCCCGTGCTTCTTGTCACCAATGTGGGCGGCTTCTCTGAGCACCATCATCTCGACGATCAGGAAAAGCGCCCCCTACGTGACCGATTAATCCAAAGCCTCAACAAGATATCGACAAACAATGAGGTTGAAATCATCCCTCAAACAATGCCACCATTCCCATGGCATTTTGGTGGACAGCGATATCACAATCTTTTTGTTGATGCCGACTTTATTCGCGCCTTTCACAACGACACCGGAATGCGTGTGTGTCTTGACGTATCCCATTCAAAATTAGCTTGCACTCACTTGGACGCATCATTCAGTGTATTCTTGAAAAAAATTCTACCGTTCACCGCACATTTACATCTAGCAGATGCGCAAGGAGTTGATGGCGAAGGGCTCCAAATCAAAGAGGGTGAAATTGATTGGATCGAGCTTTTCAACCTAATCAACATTTACTGCCCGAAGGCATCTTTTATTCCTGAAATCTGGCAGGGTCACAAGAACCGTGGCGAAGGAGCCTGGCTAGCACTTGAGCGCCTTGAACATTACTCCTCAGCCAGCAAAAATAGTGTTTCTGTCGCGTGA
- a CDS encoding DUF6716 putative glycosyltransferase — protein MNRPLKILLIADSDSQLLACEALCRCQTARPVEFTINVIPRDGTPQHILQRMGHLGALWRQNLARLLNNPKLLQFDAVGVFLTGSKLNDIRIALERHQQRPKLFCGFNGVVLEHFVEGISWRLGYDLICLSGPRDRDALNQLVAKTPFAHQQTVLTGLQRNGTIKALSPAGQRPKRLVFAEQVVMPSSSRDRAEMVKILAELATRSPNWEVLIKPRITPGDATFHDVDTHIGTTLSQTLGVPPVNLKLDYRPLPDLLRKAPLMATISSTAFFDALDFGCRPIAMNDLGLHASHGSHVFAGSGVWRSLRDVPNLDELEQELPEPNPEWLDWMGYGERYGAGDLFEALENLKPASTTGITHCGYPTNTQSSFNQLRVGAEAAICTGDWRGAADLLTQAAQMRPQHRGVARRVAAVSCRNPLLRRIGLILSYRDLG, from the coding sequence ATGAACCGTCCGCTGAAGATCCTGCTGATCGCCGATAGCGACAGCCAACTTCTGGCCTGTGAAGCGCTCTGTCGATGCCAAACGGCGCGGCCTGTGGAGTTCACCATCAACGTCATTCCCAGGGATGGAACGCCCCAACACATCCTTCAACGCATGGGGCACCTGGGCGCGCTCTGGCGCCAAAACCTGGCTCGACTGCTCAACAACCCAAAGCTCTTGCAGTTCGACGCCGTTGGTGTGTTCCTCACAGGAAGCAAGCTGAACGACATCCGCATCGCCCTCGAACGGCACCAACAACGACCCAAGTTGTTTTGTGGATTTAATGGCGTTGTATTGGAGCACTTTGTTGAAGGCATCAGCTGGCGCTTGGGTTACGACCTGATTTGCCTGAGTGGTCCGCGCGACCGCGATGCCCTGAATCAGCTGGTAGCCAAGACCCCCTTCGCGCACCAGCAGACGGTGCTGACAGGACTCCAGCGCAATGGAACGATCAAAGCGCTCAGCCCCGCAGGGCAACGGCCGAAACGGCTGGTCTTTGCGGAGCAAGTCGTGATGCCCTCCTCCTCCAGGGATCGAGCAGAAATGGTGAAGATTTTGGCGGAGCTGGCAACCCGATCACCTAACTGGGAGGTGCTGATCAAACCCCGGATTACGCCTGGTGATGCGACGTTTCACGACGTAGACACCCACATCGGCACCACCCTGAGCCAAACCCTGGGAGTTCCGCCGGTCAACTTGAAGCTCGACTACCGCCCTCTACCCGACTTACTGCGCAAAGCGCCTCTCATGGCGACGATTTCATCGACGGCATTTTTTGACGCTCTGGACTTCGGCTGTCGTCCGATCGCAATGAACGATCTCGGACTCCACGCCAGCCATGGCAGCCACGTGTTTGCCGGCAGCGGTGTCTGGCGTTCCCTGCGAGATGTTCCGAATCTTGATGAACTTGAACAAGAGCTTCCAGAGCCGAATCCTGAATGGCTGGACTGGATGGGGTACGGCGAGCGGTATGGCGCTGGGGATTTATTCGAAGCCCTAGAAAACCTCAAGCCAGCCAGCACAACAGGCATCACCCACTGTGGCTATCCAACCAATACCCAGTCCAGTTTCAATCAACTCAGGGTTGGAGCAGAAGCGGCGATTTGCACTGGCGATTGGCGAGGAGCCGCTGACTTGCTCACTCAGGCCGCACAAATGCGCCCACAACACCGAGGGGTAGCGCGTCGCGTCGCAGCCGTGTCGTGCCGAAACCCCTTGCTGCGAAGGATTGGGCTGATCCTGTCGTATCGAGATCTGGGGTAA
- a CDS encoding DUF6716 putative glycosyltransferase: protein MSIVLVGDGALEQYICHHFANAWRQAGRSCLVVGPSMADHQPLPHRSCDLTINPKELLGNTVLENASAIGLFLRNPADIEAIAAGYRALRRSRGLWTAPIFSGPLMPLAGDELIDAFLRRLSCDLMIVSGDDQLRQLEAMTSLWPAELKKPRLIATGFWFPAIPPTPPSPKPMLVALLQREIPTHLGAKEQLIRLLQRWAREQTDWTVVLQPDHPWSSARSFAENQINNPTNVVDAAPEQMLGLLSRCTACLSVSSPWSLAAMMWGRIPIVVGDYGIQAEQHTTNFFGCGAMHRLRDLGGLHKLQELPLVNQDWLEAIGGGIQDGPLRLLISLDSISSGSTAP, encoded by the coding sequence GTGAGCATCGTTCTGGTTGGCGATGGTGCACTCGAGCAGTACATCTGCCATCACTTCGCGAACGCTTGGCGCCAGGCGGGTCGGAGTTGCCTCGTGGTGGGCCCCTCAATGGCAGACCACCAGCCATTGCCCCATCGTTCTTGTGATCTAACGATTAATCCAAAGGAACTGCTTGGCAACACGGTGTTGGAAAACGCCAGTGCCATTGGGTTATTTCTACGCAATCCCGCTGACATCGAAGCGATTGCGGCGGGCTACAGAGCCCTTCGCCGAAGCCGAGGCCTATGGACTGCCCCGATCTTCAGCGGCCCTCTGATGCCTCTCGCTGGGGACGAACTGATCGATGCATTTCTGCGGCGCCTCAGTTGTGATCTGATGATCGTTAGCGGCGACGATCAGTTGAGGCAGCTGGAGGCCATGACAAGCCTCTGGCCCGCTGAGCTGAAGAAACCACGACTCATCGCGACGGGATTCTGGTTTCCGGCGATCCCCCCAACGCCGCCAAGCCCAAAACCGATGCTTGTGGCGCTTCTACAACGCGAGATACCAACGCATTTAGGCGCCAAAGAGCAATTGATTCGTCTGTTGCAACGTTGGGCCCGTGAACAAACCGATTGGACGGTCGTTCTGCAGCCAGATCACCCCTGGAGCTCGGCCCGGTCATTCGCAGAAAACCAGATCAACAATCCAACAAATGTGGTGGACGCGGCACCGGAACAAATGCTGGGACTTCTGAGTCGGTGCACAGCATGCCTATCGGTCAGTTCACCCTGGAGCCTGGCGGCGATGATGTGGGGCCGAATACCAATTGTGGTGGGGGATTACGGCATTCAAGCCGAGCAGCACACGACCAATTTCTTCGGCTGTGGGGCGATGCATCGTCTCCGCGACTTGGGGGGACTGCACAAACTGCAGGAGCTTCCCTTGGTGAACCAAGACTGGCTTGAGGCCATTGGGGGGGGCATTCAGGACGGTCCACTCCGCCTATTGATCTCCCTCGACAGCATTAGCTCGGGGAGCACAGCCCCATGA